From Megalobrama amblycephala isolate DHTTF-2021 linkage group LG8, ASM1881202v1, whole genome shotgun sequence, the proteins below share one genomic window:
- the ptmaa gene encoding prothymosin alpha-A — protein sequence MADTKVDTSSEVSAKDLKEKKQVEEAENGKDVPANGNAENEENGDPENEVDEEDDDVAEEEDEEDDGEGEDDDEDDEAEGGTGKRAAEDDDDEDDVETKKQKTDV from the exons ATGGCTGACACAAAAGTCGATACCAGCTCGGAAGTCTCCGCCAAG gaccttaaagaaaagaaacaggTTGAGGAGGCAGAAAATGGAAAGGATGTCCCCGCTAATGGAAATGCT GAAAATGAGGAGAACGGTGACCCAGAAAATGAAGTagatgaggaagatgatgatgTGGCTGAAgaagaggatgaggaagatgatggAGAAG gtgaagatgatgatgaagatgatgaggCTGAGGGAGGCACAGGAAAAAGAGCAGCTGAGGATGATGACGATGAG GATGATGTTGAAACTAAGAAGCAAAAGACTGATGTGTAA